The following are from one region of the Stanieria sp. NIES-3757 genome:
- a CDS encoding putative NADH dehydrogenase, with protein sequence MQRTSFPTVLLGGGFVGLFTALHLSQQKYSHPVILIEPRDRFTFKPLLYELLTEEMHSEQVCPSYLDLLANSKVSWIQNTVKSINLHQRQITLDSGETYSYGNLVLALGSRTTYFNIPGAAENALPFTSDTEALTLKMRLKDCLETAITTNDLEHRQHLLTVAIIGAGPAGVELAATLADILPVWYDMMGGDYEEIRVVLVNRSEEILKGDINSSLRQTAQKSLGDRTAQVELLLNAAVTKITPMGIEYSHNGKANFLSAMTICWTGGTQPNSLLQELPVQKNPRGQLLVNPTLQLPDFPEVFVGGDCAYVSDEPQPLTAQVAYQQGKAIAYNLQALAQRRSLVSAKVSLRGTLMKLGIDEGVANIFDRVKVKGELGHLIRQATYLELLPKPIYNFKATTEWLTDELLQRHQPMSLHRQGRTPLVAGMSTILVSTLIAVPLIWRAAQPQQFQTQMSDTSIPTLLDNVTKSEKPEMCKDTKMKMLCW encoded by the coding sequence ATGCAACGAACATCCTTTCCTACAGTGCTTTTAGGCGGTGGTTTTGTTGGTTTATTTACAGCTTTGCATTTAAGTCAACAAAAATATTCACATCCAGTTATCTTGATTGAACCCAGAGATCGCTTTACTTTTAAGCCTTTACTTTACGAATTACTAACAGAAGAAATGCATTCTGAACAAGTTTGTCCTAGTTATCTTGATTTACTTGCTAATAGTAAAGTCTCCTGGATACAAAATACTGTTAAATCTATTAATTTACATCAACGTCAAATAACTTTAGATTCTGGAGAAACTTATAGTTATGGAAATTTAGTCTTAGCATTAGGCAGCAGAACTACCTATTTTAATATTCCTGGGGCAGCAGAAAATGCTTTACCTTTTACTTCTGATACGGAAGCACTTACTCTTAAGATGCGTCTCAAAGATTGTTTGGAAACTGCAATTACTACTAATGATCTAGAACACAGGCAGCATCTTTTAACTGTAGCAATTATTGGGGCAGGACCTGCGGGGGTAGAACTAGCTGCTACTTTAGCTGATATTCTTCCAGTGTGGTACGACATGATGGGAGGAGATTATGAAGAAATTCGGGTAGTTTTAGTCAACCGCAGTGAGGAAATTCTCAAAGGAGATATTAATAGTAGCTTACGACAAACAGCACAAAAATCTTTAGGCGATCGCACTGCCCAAGTAGAATTATTACTTAATGCAGCCGTAACTAAAATTACCCCTATGGGCATTGAATACAGTCACAACGGTAAAGCTAATTTCTTGTCAGCAATGACTATTTGTTGGACAGGGGGAACTCAACCCAATTCTTTATTACAAGAACTACCCGTACAAAAAAATCCCAGAGGACAATTACTAGTTAATCCTACCTTACAATTACCTGATTTTCCTGAAGTCTTTGTCGGTGGTGACTGTGCCTATGTATCCGACGAACCTCAACCGCTTACTGCACAAGTAGCCTATCAACAAGGAAAAGCGATCGCGTATAATCTGCAAGCTTTAGCCCAAAGACGTTCTCTTGTATCTGCCAAAGTCAGTTTGCGCGGGACTTTAATGAAATTGGGTATTGATGAAGGAGTAGCTAATATTTTTGATCGTGTAAAAGTTAAAGGGGAATTAGGACATTTAATTCGCCAAGCAACTTATCTGGAATTATTACCCAAACCAATTTATAACTTCAAAGCTACTACCGAATGGCTAACCGATGAATTATTGCAACGACATCAACCTATGTCTCTCCATCGTCAAGGTAGAACGCCACTGGTAGCAGGAATGAGTACGATTCTTGTCAGTACCTTAATTGCTGTTCCTCTAATTTGGCGTGCAGCCCAACCACAACAATTTCAAACTCAGATGAGTGATACAAGTATTCCGACATTACTCGATAACGTAACTAAAAGTGAAAAACCTGAAATGTGTAAGGACACAAAAATGAAAATGCTTTGTTGGTAA
- a CDS encoding short-chain dehydrogenase/reductase SDR has translation MKLTGKVALVTGSSQGIGSAIAIKLALEGAKVAINYRFNPESAESTSERDFGNVGG, from the coding sequence GTGAAACTAACAGGAAAAGTAGCATTAGTAACAGGTAGTAGTCAAGGAATAGGAAGCGCGATCGCAATTAAACTTGCTTTAGAAGGTGCAAAGGTAGCTATTAATTATCGTTTTAATCCAGAGAGTGCAGAAAGTACCAGTGAGAGAGATTTTGGTAATGTTGGGGGTTAA